From Cyanobacteriota bacterium, one genomic window encodes:
- the infB gene encoding translation initiation factor IF-2, producing the protein MATAGKIRIYDLARDCVPESLDDKVQKKVQAELTRRIINLAVEYGENPKTASSSIDIGASKSIMDRINVEQIIETSSTGTSNKSKTVVRQTAIVEEKKEDSKPKLKIVRRITKVEQEEEKQEEVQPVVVGENKDTEEDDTDERSDEEIQSDKNFGEMKENLQGMMQSNKPDFNKPASIKNIGRVNSIPLRPVSRPRVTEGDGNSQPYRVAKPTTVSQGMGRKKKRGQTNDRVRTTRPSRVEYVDAGPKEAVITKPMTVRELSQQINIPETQIITYFFMKSIVKTVNDMLEKSLIVQYLESMDYVVHTEEDDEGHVELKSSLLEDETEGNLEKRPPVVTIMGHVDHGKTTLVDTIRKAKAKVVDQESGGITQHISTYRIEAEDFDGNMRKITILDTPGHEAFTAMRKRGANVTDIIVLIVAADDGVMPQTIECINHIKESKIPFLVAVNKIDKDGANAAKVLGQLAEYQIITEEYGGTVECARISALKNEGIDDLLMKVMLVADAELADKIKSNPNRLAVGTIIEAELSRSKGPLATMLVQNGTLRIGDYIAAGGVWGRVKAMIDETGTSVNAAAPSTAVTVLGLSGVPKAGDSCRAYKNIKEARNFAEDQAQEDLDAKRFRGIYNFASEIKEGQVKELRIIIKADVQGSAEAISHEINKLSSSEVLVKPISIASGSITSNDIMLAEQTGAVVVGFHVGVDTAATAKQAEKAKVIIKSYEVIYKLTEDLERAVLGMHEPEYEEQKLGEIEIRQIYTIDGRNIAGCMVTKGKVVRNEIARVMRDGAKIYEGKIDYLRRFKDDAKEVKENFECGLSFEKYNDLVEGDIVECWTVKEIARTKL; encoded by the coding sequence TCCAAATCTATAATGGACCGAATTAATGTTGAGCAAATTATTGAAACGAGTTCTACTGGTACAAGTAATAAAAGCAAAACCGTTGTAAGACAAACAGCTATTGTTGAAGAAAAGAAAGAAGATAGCAAGCCTAAGCTCAAGATTGTCCGTCGTATCACCAAGGTAGAACAGGAAGAAGAAAAACAAGAGGAAGTTCAACCTGTTGTTGTTGGCGAAAATAAAGATACTGAAGAAGATGATACTGACGAAAGATCTGATGAAGAGATTCAATCAGACAAAAACTTTGGCGAGATGAAAGAAAATCTCCAAGGGATGATGCAATCTAATAAACCAGATTTCAATAAACCTGCTTCAATTAAAAATATAGGTAGAGTTAATTCTATTCCACTTAGACCAGTCAGTAGACCGAGAGTCACTGAGGGTGATGGAAATAGCCAGCCTTATAGAGTTGCAAAGCCAACTACAGTTTCTCAAGGAATGGGACGTAAGAAAAAACGTGGTCAAACCAATGACAGAGTGAGAACAACACGCCCTTCAAGAGTTGAGTATGTTGATGCTGGACCAAAAGAAGCAGTAATCACCAAGCCAATGACAGTTAGAGAGCTTTCTCAACAAATCAATATCCCAGAGACGCAAATTATTACTTACTTCTTTATGAAAAGCATCGTTAAGACTGTTAATGACATGCTTGAAAAAAGTCTTATTGTTCAATACTTGGAGTCTATGGACTATGTTGTGCATACTGAAGAGGATGATGAGGGACACGTTGAACTTAAATCCAGTCTTCTTGAAGATGAGACTGAAGGTAACTTAGAAAAACGTCCTCCGGTTGTTACTATTATGGGGCATGTTGATCACGGTAAAACTACTTTAGTTGATACGATCCGTAAGGCTAAAGCCAAAGTAGTTGATCAAGAGTCTGGTGGAATTACTCAGCACATTAGCACTTATAGAATAGAGGCTGAGGATTTTGATGGTAATATGCGCAAGATCACTATCTTGGATACGCCTGGTCATGAGGCTTTTACTGCGATGCGTAAACGCGGGGCTAATGTTACTGATATTATTGTTTTGATTGTTGCTGCTGATGATGGTGTTATGCCACAAACTATTGAGTGTATTAATCACATCAAAGAAAGCAAGATTCCTTTTTTAGTTGCTGTTAACAAGATTGATAAGGATGGAGCTAATGCAGCCAAAGTTCTAGGTCAACTTGCCGAATATCAAATTATTACTGAAGAGTATGGTGGTACAGTTGAGTGCGCCAGAATTAGTGCTTTGAAGAATGAAGGGATTGATGACCTTCTTATGAAAGTGATGCTGGTCGCTGATGCCGAGCTTGCTGACAAAATTAAATCTAACCCAAATAGACTTGCTGTTGGTACTATCATTGAAGCAGAGCTTTCAAGATCGAAAGGCCCTCTAGCAACGATGCTTGTACAAAACGGTACCTTACGTATTGGTGATTACATTGCAGCTGGTGGCGTTTGGGGAAGAGTGAAAGCGATGATCGATGAAACTGGAACTTCAGTTAATGCTGCAGCGCCGAGTACAGCCGTTACAGTACTTGGATTGTCTGGTGTACCCAAAGCTGGAGATTCTTGTCGCGCCTACAAAAACATTAAAGAAGCTCGCAACTTTGCTGAAGATCAAGCTCAAGAAGATCTTGATGCCAAACGATTTAGAGGTATCTACAACTTTGCTTCTGAGATTAAAGAAGGTCAAGTTAAAGAGCTTAGAATTATTATTAAAGCAGACGTACAGGGTTCTGCTGAAGCAATTTCTCATGAAATTAATAAATTGTCGAGTAGTGAAGTATTGGTTAAACCAATTTCCATTGCATCTGGTTCAATTACATCTAATGATATTATGCTTGCTGAACAGACTGGTGCTGTTGTAGTTGGTTTCCACGTTGGTGTTGATACGGCTGCTACTGCCAAACAAGCAGAAAAAGCCAAGGTCATTATTAAGTCCTATGAGGTTATTTATAAACTAACTGAAGATCTTGAACGTGCTGTTCTTGGTATGCATGAACCAGAATACGAAGAGCAAAAGCTCGGAGAGATTGAGATCCGTCAGATTTATACAATTGATGGACGCAATATTGCTGGCTGTATGGTAACCAAAGGTAAAGTGGTTCGTAATGAAATTGCACGTGTAATGAGAGACGGAGCCAAAATATACGAAGGCAAGATTGATTACTTGCGTAGGTTTAAAGATGATGCTAAAGAAGTTAAAGAAAACTTTGAGTGTGGTCTAAGTTTTGAGAAATACAATGATCTTGTTGAAGGTGATATTGTTGAATGTTGGACTGTTAAAGAAATCGCTCGAACCAAGTTGTAA
- a CDS encoding helix-turn-helix domain-containing protein, translating to MQSQAAIERIGNEIKAARKRFNLSIEQLSEESKVSISHIRNIEEANLAALPEETYLMGFVSKILKTLKVKNIKIVLDYLRQDAVDLVIEEIINDSDINQQPKPWSFQLTKYHIYTSMVIVLAAMTWFVFDLSMKSKPRVKTKSTIILKTKPLQEELSLVEDSQEPDFLAGIGEKRVDVEVLDNAWYQIIGINQDQVLYEGDVYYDKGDKLFRFFDDTGFVLATGNAGAFKITADGNNFVLGQTGKKIQWFYPDSIKDLYLDKFTQEPVKEETTRRAKLFGRFRRTKQ from the coding sequence ATGCAGAGCCAAGCAGCAATAGAAAGAATAGGTAATGAGATTAAAGCGGCTAGAAAGCGATTTAATTTGAGTATCGAGCAACTTTCTGAGGAGTCCAAAGTTTCAATTAGTCATATACGCAATATTGAAGAAGCGAATCTAGCTGCACTACCAGAAGAAACTTATTTAATGGGTTTTGTTAGCAAGATCTTGAAAACGCTCAAGGTTAAAAATATCAAAATCGTATTGGATTACCTGAGACAAGATGCTGTTGATCTGGTGATTGAAGAAATTATTAATGATAGTGATATTAATCAGCAGCCCAAGCCATGGAGTTTCCAACTCACTAAATATCATATCTATACTTCTATGGTGATTGTGCTTGCAGCAATGACTTGGTTTGTTTTTGATTTGTCAATGAAGAGTAAGCCAAGAGTCAAAACTAAATCGACTATTATACTCAAGACAAAACCGTTGCAAGAAGAACTGAGCCTGGTTGAGGATAGTCAGGAACCGGATTTCCTTGCTGGTATTGGTGAGAAACGTGTAGACGTTGAAGTCTTGGATAATGCTTGGTATCAAATTATTGGAATTAATCAAGATCAAGTTTTGTATGAAGGTGATGTTTATTACGATAAAGGTGATAAGCTTTTTAGGTTCTTTGATGACACCGGATTTGTTTTAGCTACTGGTAATGCTGGTGCTTTTAAAATCACGGCAGATGGAAACAATTTTGTTTTGGGGCAAACTGGTAAAAAAATCCAATGGTTCTATCCAGATTCTATCAAGGATCTATACTTAGACAAATTTACCCAGGAACCAGTAAAGGAAGAGACGACGCGAAGAGCCAAACTCTTTGGTAGATTCAGAAGGACAAAACAATAA
- the truB gene encoding tRNA pseudouridine(55) synthase TruB — protein MANNNFDHQLNGFLIIDKPIDWTSHDVVAKLRGILRTKKVGHAGTLDPFATGVLPIAVGSATRLIRFLAKTKRYLAEIDLRNTTDTDDLTGEFLNKAEIKLSKEDLLEKLKSMEGEIDQIPPLYSAKKIDGKKLYQLMREGYEIDLADLKPCRVRINSIDLLDFDYPFAKIEMSCGEGTYVRSVARDVGGHLTSLRRLESNNFTLQSAYSLDDLQAEGVDLHNTILSPVDYLDLPEYLFDNKDVIALQQGQKVTIKEQDLSRFIAEDPFLSTNGTNASHRSDLFSSDITSKTGFCRMSSQFSNKLIDLEQGEQYLKCLDSTKELIGLANIAKENGKDFAVQPKVIL, from the coding sequence ATGGCGAACAATAATTTTGACCATCAGCTCAACGGTTTTTTGATAATAGATAAACCAATAGACTGGACTTCTCATGACGTGGTTGCCAAACTACGGGGCATACTCCGCACAAAGAAGGTTGGTCATGCTGGCACCTTGGATCCCTTTGCTACAGGGGTTTTGCCAATTGCCGTTGGTTCTGCAACACGTTTGATTCGATTCCTTGCAAAGACCAAGCGCTATCTTGCTGAGATTGATTTGCGTAATACAACTGACACTGATGATTTGACTGGTGAGTTTTTAAACAAAGCAGAAATCAAATTAAGCAAAGAAGATTTGCTGGAGAAGTTAAAATCAATGGAAGGAGAGATTGATCAGATACCTCCGCTTTACAGTGCCAAGAAAATTGATGGCAAAAAACTCTATCAACTTATGCGCGAAGGATATGAAATTGATCTTGCCGATTTGAAACCATGTCGTGTAAGAATTAATTCAATTGACTTACTTGATTTTGATTATCCATTTGCCAAGATTGAAATGAGCTGTGGTGAGGGTACCTATGTACGTTCTGTAGCAAGGGATGTCGGAGGACATTTGACTAGTTTGAGACGACTCGAATCTAATAATTTCACGCTTCAATCTGCTTATAGTTTGGATGATCTTCAGGCGGAAGGTGTTGATTTACACAATACAATATTGAGCCCGGTGGATTACTTAGACCTGCCTGAGTACTTATTTGACAATAAAGACGTGATTGCACTGCAACAAGGGCAAAAAGTCACGATTAAAGAACAGGATCTTAGTAGATTTATTGCAGAAGACCCCTTCCTCTCTACTAACGGAACTAATGCTTCGCACCGTTCCGACCTTTTTTCTAGCGACATCACTAGCAAAACAGGGTTTTGCAGGATGTCTAGCCAATTTAGTAATAAATTGATTGATTTAGAACAAGGTGAACAATATCTTAAGTGTCTTGACTCAACAAAAGAGCTGATTGGACTTGCTAATATTGCTAAAGAGAACGGAAAGGATTTTGCGGTTCAACCTAAGGTAATTTTGTAA
- the rbfA gene encoding 30S ribosome-binding factor RbfA, with product MKSYERREKVAQAIKREVALLIQQGAVKDDRMDKFVSIVSVDLNQSLSSARVMYSVMDNSGDGLDHVGTKAALQGSAGHMRGVVARRLNLRYAPKLIFIEVSSLSKAVDMVDLIDKTVAKDESHHGEQ from the coding sequence ATGAAAAGCTACGAACGCAGAGAGAAAGTTGCCCAAGCTATTAAACGAGAGGTTGCTTTGTTGATTCAACAAGGTGCAGTTAAAGATGACAGAATGGATAAATTTGTATCAATCGTTAGTGTTGATTTAAATCAGTCTTTGAGTAGTGCCAGGGTTATGTATTCAGTCATGGATAATTCTGGTGATGGTTTAGATCACGTTGGTACTAAAGCAGCATTGCAAGGCAGTGCCGGTCATATGCGTGGTGTGGTTGCAAGAAGACTCAATCTTCGTTACGCCCCCAAGTTGATTTTTATTGAAGTAAGTTCATTATCCAAAGCAGTTGATATGGTTGACTTGATCGATAAAACAGTTGCTAAGGATGAAAGTCATCATGGCGAACAATAA